From Pseudomonas sp. stari2, a single genomic window includes:
- a CDS encoding polyamine ABC transporter substrate-binding protein: protein MRLSSVFAALCCAAVVPMIQAADPVVKVYNWSDYIGPDTLKNFEKDSAIKVQYDIFDTNEMLEAKLLSGHSGYDVVVPSSQFLSKQIRAGAYQPLQRELLDNWKHLDPRLMQRLEAADPGNRYAVPYMWGTVGIGYNEEKVRAVLGKDVPLDSWAMVFDPQNLSRLKSCGVAFLDAPVKIIPQAMLYLGLDPNSVKPDDYKQASKLLMTLRPSVTYFNSSKYTADLANGDICVAIGYSGDVMQAQTRAREAGKNIDIRYVIPKEGVNLWFDMLAIPKDASNVANAHAVINYLLRPEVIASVSDYVGYANPNKDATPLMDPKVSGNPGIYPNDEVISHTFVSADLPENIQRLMTREWNRIKSGQ from the coding sequence ATGCGTTTATCGAGCGTGTTTGCAGCCCTGTGTTGCGCTGCCGTTGTGCCCATGATCCAGGCTGCCGACCCGGTGGTGAAGGTTTACAACTGGTCCGACTACATCGGCCCCGACACCCTGAAGAACTTCGAAAAAGACAGCGCCATCAAGGTGCAGTACGACATCTTCGACACCAATGAAATGCTCGAGGCCAAGTTGCTTTCCGGGCACTCGGGGTATGACGTGGTGGTGCCTTCCAGCCAGTTTCTGTCGAAACAGATCCGCGCCGGCGCCTATCAGCCGCTCCAGCGTGAACTGCTGGATAACTGGAAGCACCTCGACCCGCGCTTGATGCAGCGTCTGGAGGCGGCCGATCCGGGCAATCGATATGCCGTGCCTTATATGTGGGGCACCGTGGGCATCGGCTACAACGAGGAGAAAGTGCGAGCGGTGCTGGGCAAGGACGTGCCGCTGGATTCCTGGGCCATGGTGTTCGATCCGCAGAACCTTTCCAGGCTCAAAAGCTGCGGCGTAGCCTTTCTTGATGCGCCGGTAAAGATCATCCCTCAAGCCATGCTTTATCTCGGGCTGGACCCCAACAGCGTCAAGCCGGACGACTACAAGCAGGCGTCGAAGCTGCTGATGACCTTGCGGCCGTCGGTGACTTACTTCAACTCATCGAAGTACACCGCGGATCTGGCCAATGGCGATATCTGTGTGGCGATCGGTTACTCCGGCGACGTGATGCAGGCTCAGACCCGGGCCCGCGAGGCCGGGAAAAACATCGATATCCGCTACGTCATTCCCAAGGAAGGCGTGAACCTGTGGTTCGACATGCTGGCGATTCCCAAGGATGCCAGCAACGTGGCCAACGCTCATGCGGTGATCAATTATTTGCTGCGACCCGAGGTGATTGCGTCGGTCAGTGACTACGTCGGGTATGCGAACCCGAACAAGGACGCCACGCCCTTGATGGACCCCAAGGTCAGCGGCAACCCGGGGATCTACCCGAACGACGAAGTGATCAGTCACACCTTTGTCTCCGCAGACCTGCCGGAAAACATCCAGCGTCTGATGACCCGCGAATGGAACCGGATCAAATCCGGTCAATGA
- a CDS encoding gamma-glutamyltransferase family protein — MLNFSAHEYPYPSQRQSVFARRGMVAASQPLAAQAGIEMMQKGGNAIDAAIATAAALTVVEPTGCGLGGDAFALVWFKDQLHGLNANGHAPAALSIEAVKEAGHEQMPLYGWTPVTVPGCPSAWAELSQRFGVLPFADLLQPAISLARDGFPLSPVVAHQWQVALDEFSPHRDAVLDAWFNTFLIEGRAPRAGELFRNPAQARTLEELAESRCESLYRGALAQRLDAHSRATGGYLRATDLEHYRAQWVEPIHVNYRGVDVWEIPPSGQGLVALMALKILEGFDFDHRDSQQTWHRQLEAMKLAYSDGLHYITDPLHMRVAVADLLSDDYSARRRGQINEKAQPPKPGDPHASGTVYLATADGQGNMVSFIQSNYHGFGSGVVLPDSGIALQNRGQEFSLDPDHANCLAPGKKTFHTIIPGFLTKDGKALGPFGVMGGYMQPQGHVQMVMNLVDFGLNPQSALDAPRWQWLGGMKVGIEQGASRDLANALMRLGHEVRIACDLTDYGRGQIILRDPVSGVLCGGTEPRADSHIAAW, encoded by the coding sequence ATGCTGAATTTTTCTGCTCACGAGTATCCGTATCCGTCGCAACGCCAAAGCGTGTTTGCCCGTCGTGGCATGGTGGCGGCGTCCCAGCCGCTGGCCGCTCAGGCCGGTATCGAGATGATGCAAAAGGGTGGCAATGCAATCGACGCCGCGATAGCCACCGCAGCGGCGCTGACCGTGGTCGAGCCTACGGGTTGCGGTCTTGGCGGTGATGCTTTTGCTCTGGTCTGGTTCAAGGATCAGTTGCATGGACTCAATGCTAATGGTCATGCGCCGGCTGCTTTGAGCATCGAAGCCGTCAAGGAGGCCGGTCATGAACAAATGCCGTTGTATGGCTGGACGCCGGTAACGGTGCCCGGTTGTCCGTCGGCCTGGGCGGAGCTTTCTCAACGCTTTGGGGTGTTGCCGTTTGCTGATTTGCTGCAACCGGCGATCAGCCTGGCGCGGGATGGTTTTCCGCTGTCGCCTGTGGTTGCCCATCAGTGGCAGGTTGCTCTGGACGAGTTCAGTCCCCATCGCGACGCGGTGCTGGACGCCTGGTTCAATACCTTCCTGATTGAGGGGCGGGCGCCGAGGGCAGGGGAGCTGTTTCGCAATCCGGCGCAAGCGCGGACGCTTGAAGAGTTGGCTGAGAGCCGCTGTGAGAGTTTGTATCGTGGCGCTTTGGCCCAACGGCTGGATGCTCATTCGCGGGCTACTGGCGGGTATCTGCGAGCTACGGATCTGGAACATTACCGTGCGCAGTGGGTGGAGCCGATCCACGTCAATTATCGTGGTGTGGATGTCTGGGAAATCCCGCCAAGCGGTCAGGGTCTGGTTGCACTGATGGCGCTGAAGATCCTTGAGGGTTTCGACTTCGATCATCGCGACAGCCAACAGACCTGGCATCGTCAATTGGAGGCGATGAAGCTGGCCTACAGTGATGGCTTGCACTACATCACTGATCCACTGCACATGCGTGTGGCGGTGGCCGATCTGTTGAGTGATGACTACAGCGCTCGGCGTCGTGGCCAGATCAACGAGAAGGCTCAGCCACCCAAGCCTGGTGATCCTCACGCCAGCGGCACGGTGTATCTGGCGACGGCCGATGGCCAGGGCAATATGGTTTCGTTCATCCAGAGCAATTACCACGGCTTTGGTTCGGGTGTGGTGCTGCCAGACAGCGGCATTGCACTGCAGAACCGGGGGCAGGAGTTCAGTCTTGATCCGGACCATGCCAACTGCCTGGCGCCGGGCAAGAAGACGTTTCATACGATTATTCCGGGGTTCCTGACCAAGGATGGCAAGGCGCTAGGGCCGTTTGGCGTGATGGGCGGGTACATGCAGCCTCAGGGGCATGTGCAGATGGTCATGAATCTGGTGGATTTCGGATTGAATCCGCAGTCGGCGCTGGACGCTCCGCGATGGCAATGGTTGGGGGGGATGAAGGTTGGGATCGAGCAGGGAGCTTCTAGGGATCTGGCCAATGCCTTGATGCGCCTGGGGCATGAAGTGCGGATTGCCTGTGATCTGACGGATTATGGACGGGGGCAAATTATTCTTCGCGATCCGGTCAGCGGCGTGTTGTGTGGCGGGACTGAGCCGAGGGCGGATTCGCATATTGCGGCTTGGTAA
- a CDS encoding cupin domain-containing protein — MNAKDVIAALELEAHVEGGYFRRTFQADHRDMLETRAGPRYLMTSIYYLLTEESPIGQFHFNQSDILHYFHLGDAIEYSLIHADGSLQTLVMGSDILAGQHLQMHVPGGIWKASRLLNGESGFGLISEAVSPGFDFADMEMGNRRKLTMQYPQHRELIEKLTRHED, encoded by the coding sequence ATGAACGCCAAAGACGTCATTGCCGCCCTTGAGCTTGAAGCTCATGTCGAGGGCGGCTATTTCCGCAGGACATTTCAGGCAGATCATCGAGATATGCTCGAAACCCGGGCCGGCCCACGTTATTTGATGACGTCCATTTATTACCTGTTGACTGAGGAATCACCAATTGGCCAGTTCCATTTCAACCAGTCGGACATCCTGCATTATTTCCATCTGGGCGACGCCATCGAGTACAGCCTTATTCATGCTGACGGTTCGTTGCAGACGCTAGTGATGGGCAGCGACATTCTGGCAGGACAACATTTGCAAATGCACGTACCGGGCGGAATCTGGAAAGCCTCCAGGCTGCTCAATGGCGAAAGCGGATTTGGCTTGATCAGCGAAGCGGTTTCACCGGGATTTGATTTCGCGGATATGGAAATGGGGAATCGGCGGAAGCTCACAATGCAGTATCCACAGCATAGAGAGCTGATAGAAAAGCTGACGCGTCACGAGGATTGA
- a CDS encoding chromate resistance protein ChrB domain-containing protein — protein sequence MKNWLALILGLPTANATERMRAWRALKASGAAVLRDGVYLLPDIGTCRETLAAVERDILAINGTAFILPVVDPGGERFVHLFDRSDDYDKLRAEIEACAGLLNTESVSAITKQVRKLRKTYEQLTHIDYFPGRPRQQTDQALRGLEVAISRALSPDEPHSSSQPVTVLNCDDYRGRVWATRKRPWVDRLACAWLIRRFIDPDARILWLNTPQDCPADALGFDFDNADFSHVGNRVSFEVLQASFELQDCGLNRIAALVHYLDVGGVQPEEAAGIERVLTGLRETILHDDHLLAAASAVFDGLLAGFVNDDQSNE from the coding sequence ATGAAAAACTGGCTGGCGCTAATACTCGGTTTACCTACTGCCAATGCCACCGAACGCATGCGGGCGTGGCGTGCCTTGAAAGCATCGGGTGCAGCGGTGTTGCGCGATGGAGTCTATCTCTTGCCCGACATCGGCACCTGTCGTGAAACGCTGGCCGCTGTCGAACGCGACATTCTGGCCATCAATGGCACCGCATTTATCCTGCCCGTCGTCGACCCTGGCGGTGAGCGTTTTGTCCATTTGTTCGATCGCAGCGATGACTACGACAAGCTGCGCGCTGAAATCGAAGCGTGCGCGGGACTTCTCAATACTGAAAGCGTCTCGGCCATTACGAAACAGGTTCGCAAGCTGCGTAAAACTTACGAGCAGTTGACCCATATCGATTACTTCCCAGGCAGGCCGAGGCAGCAGACGGACCAAGCCTTGCGGGGGCTTGAAGTTGCCATCAGCCGCGCCCTGTCCCCGGACGAGCCACACAGCAGCAGCCAGCCTGTCACGGTGCTTAATTGTGATGATTACCGGGGACGTGTCTGGGCAACCCGCAAACGTCCGTGGGTTGATCGCCTGGCTTGCGCCTGGCTTATCCGCCGTTTCATTGACCCTGACGCCCGGATCCTCTGGCTGAACACGCCGCAGGATTGTCCGGCCGATGCCTTGGGGTTCGATTTTGATAACGCGGATTTCAGCCATGTCGGCAACCGCGTGAGCTTTGAAGTTTTGCAAGCCAGTTTTGAACTCCAGGACTGCGGCCTGAACCGCATTGCGGCGCTGGTGCATTACCTCGATGTTGGTGGTGTTCAACCTGAAGAGGCTGCCGGTATCGAGCGCGTGCTCACGGGGCTGCGCGAAACTATCCTCCATGACGACCACCTTCTTGCTGCTGCGAGTGCTGTCTTCGATGGCCTGCTCGCCGGGTTTGTGAACGATGACCAATCCAACGAGTAA